A stretch of Coccidioides posadasii str. Silveira chromosome 2, complete sequence DNA encodes these proteins:
- a CDS encoding uncharacterized protein (EggNog:ENOG410PTUH) — translation MPILITQALDLVARTITSILEAGGHRHGFIGVYAVTLLGGNRETNDADLIVDTLPAMIQTELLREDGRFQLKGSNKLIFVLGEYSGIEPINVKILQGGADQQTDVIHIAPSAVQAVRTSSKIPILHPSALLLTKVRDGCSMFNPSVP, via the exons ATGCCGATACTAATAACCCAAGCTCTTGATCTTGTAGCGAGGACTATCACATCCATACTTGAAGCAGGTGGTCATAGGCATGGATTCATTGGGGTTTACGCTGTTACCCTCCTGGGAGGAAATAGGGAGACAAAT GATGCTGATCTAATTGTGGACACACTCCCAGCCATGATTCAAACAGAACTCCTGAGGGAGGATGGGCGATTTCAACTGAAGGGTTCAAATAAACTCATCTTTGTCCTA GGCGAATATTCAGGCATTGAACCCATAAATGTCAAAATCCTACAAGGAGGTGCTGATCAGCAAACTGATGTGATTCACATTGCACCATCCGCAGTTCAAGCAGTCCGGACCAGCTCTAAGA TTCCGATCCTCCACCCTAGCGCCCTCCTGCTCACAAAAGTGAGAGATGGATGCTCGATGTTCAATCCATCCGTCCCATGA
- a CDS encoding uncharacterized protein (EggNog:ENOG410PNMU~COG:S~TransMembrane:7 (o30-51i63-83o109-130i150-175o195-220i232-254o270-290i)), giving the protein MPGGFHPPKEVMLSWPPRNYVNPEQRGDGVVILTGVFGVLMLIVVGLRLWVRFRMQREPGVDDYIIAAAVLPAIGLAVCMGLINPLHEGYRHIWDTPIQNFVAIIKLNWIAQVFFLFSNILTKISVLVLYMRVIKGTANKIFLNVVRGAIGILVAYATSGIVLLCLQCKPITAYWDQFNLLNPPKGKYTCWDEGILPLYAVIFNVFTDLMVTCLPMFLFVQLKMPFREKMSLAAVFGMGFIVCISGMIRIYYYYTIFYRTYDITWVAYEVWIWTVVECNLGIICASIPPLRPLFKRFLRGTLYGSGYPQNSYSSRSKNTTNPGDHFEQDAQSYHLRNTPRHTKSTEWDKDSNSSSMPLERNPRDGIMRTDNFEITYNHGLRPHEAHAPV; this is encoded by the exons ATGCCTGGCGGCTTCCACCCTCCCAAGGAGGTCATGCTCAGCTGGCCTCCGAGAAATTATGTGAATCCCGAGCAGAGGGGTGACGGCGTGGTCATCTTGACTGGAGTGTTTGGTGTACTTATGTTAATCGTGGTTGGCCTACGGCTATGGGTGCGCTTCAGGATGCAGCGTGAGCCAGGCGTTGACGACTACATTATTGCTGCAGCTGTG CTACCGGCAATTGGCTTGGCCGTCTGCATGGGCCTGA TCAATCCTCTACATGAAGGGTACCGACATATCTGGGATACCCCCATTCAGAACTTCGTTGCAATAATAAAG CTGAACTGGATTGCCCAAGTCTT TTTTCTCTTCAGCAACATATTAACTAAGATCTCTGTTCTTGTGTTGTACATGCGCGTGATCAAAGGCACAGCAAACAAAATCTTTCTTAATGTGGTCAGAGGGGCTATTGGCATCCTTGTGGCCTATGCCACTTCCGGTATTGTCTTGCTGTGCCTGCAGTGCAAGCCGATCACGGCATATTGGGACCAGTTCAACCTTTTAAATCCACCCAAGGGCAAGTACACATGTTGGGATGAAGGCATCCTGCCTCTCTATGCAGTCATCTTCAATGTTTTTACTGATCTGATGGTGACGTGTCTGCCCATGTTCCTCTTTGTGCAGCTGAAGATGCCATTCAGAGAAAAGATGTCACTTGCAGCCGTTTTTGGAATGGGTTTCAT CGTTTGCATTTCTGGCATGATCCGGATATACTACTACTATACCATTTTTTATCGCACCTACGATATTACCT GGGTTGCTTATGAAGTATGGATATGGACTGTGGTTGAATGCAATCTTGGAATCATCTGTGCCTCCATCCCACCTCTCCGACCACTCTTCAAACGGTTCCTCCGAGGCACCTTGTACGGCAGCGGCTATCCTCAGAACAGCTACTCAAGCCGAAGTAAGAACACCACCAACCCAGGCGATCACTTCGAGCAGGATGCTCAGTCCTACCATCTCCGAAATACGCCGCGTCATACCAAATCCACCGAGTGGGACAAGGACAGCAATTCTAGCTCCATGCCACTGGAGCGCAATCCTCGAGACGGGATAATGAGGACGGATAACTTTGAGATAACGTATAACCATGGCCTGAGACCTCACGAGGCTCATGCGCCAGTCTGA
- the STB3 gene encoding DNA-binding proteins Bright/BRCAA1/RBP1 and proteins containing BRIGHT domain (EggNog:ENOG410PK59~COG:S~BUSCO:10024at33183), with protein MALRPATSNISIALAGKTASVDIPKSHDTRRPYPDRAGMGPQHLQSAMLPTPPSSISPSFRSHGFKHRIMNTPDSPPFISEHVESDIDLHDTVDLQKPTHRLVPDALDSLDNAEAITPAMLAKYHLPDIMLSNGPLAIRHIMGYLTTSLPGFSSIPPAKARRLVVAALEGKGGNGETGGIHGAVEFEKVGWGRWDAKRRGQDPVKRRIPGASSPCTEFSHSHSRGLSRGSAGLAMKDDQDQYGSSFAADSAVFSHSEWGYGDRTDHSMFDEVDRMSLDGDDRAYCSSTQASDDDSLMHGDWDEADATDEEDWEQIGAAALRARFLPNGSEGGQNSYNYFSKRSKGGSGGGPAWSTLTKSPPGPIPIQNLDFSYSDGVGGNFEERAAVEALLQMGSM; from the coding sequence ATGGCGCTTCGTCCAGCTACTTCCAACATCTCCATTGCCCTCGCTGGCAAGACGGCATCCGTCGACATCCCCAAATCCCATGATACGCGTCGTCCTTACCCTGACAGGGCCGGTATGGGCCCCCAGCATCTTCAGTCGGCCATGTTGCCCACGCCTCCCAGCTCCATCTCTCCTTCCTTCCGCTCCCACGGCTTCAAGCATCGCATAATGAACACTCCAGACTCTCCACCGTTCATTTCCGAACACGTCGAGTCGGATATCGACCTTCACGACACCGTCGACCTCCAGAAACCCACCCACAGGTTGGTTCCTGACGCCTTGGATTCTTTGGATAATGCCGAGGCGATCACGCCAGCGATGCTAGCGAAATACCACCTTCCGGATATCATGCTGAGCAACGGACCTCTGGCAATACGTCATATCATGGGCTATCTGACTACCTCGCTTCCTGGGTTCTCTTCGATTCCCCCGGCAAAAGCTCGACGTCTGGTCGTCGCAGCCCTGGAAGGCAAAGGTGGAAACGGAGAGACTGGAGGAATACATGGCGCCGTGGAGTTTGAAAAGGTTGGATGGGGTCGATGGGATGCCAAACGGCGCGGACAGGATCCCGTCAAACGACGTATCCCTGGCGCCTCGTCGCCTTGCACCGAATTTTCTCATTCTCATTCCCGTGGACTGTCCCGTGGCTCAGCTGGTCTGGCTATGAAGGACGACCAAGACCAGTATGGTTCATCATTTGCTGCAGACTCAGCCGTGTTCTCCCATTCTGAATGGGGATACGGCGACAGAACGGACCACAGTATGTTTGATGAAGTGGATAGAATGTCTCTAGATGGAGATGACCGAGCGTATTGCTCGTCGACGCAGGCTTCGGACGACGACTCTCTCATGCATGGCGACTGGGACGAGGCAGACGCCACGGACGAAGAAGATTGGGAACAGATTGGAGCTGCCGCCCTCAGAGCGAGATTTTTGCCTAATGGCTCTGAGGGCGGACAGAACTCATATAATTATTTTTCGAAAAGGTCGAAAGGAGGCTCCGGTGGAGGACCAGCGTGGTCGACGCTCACGAAATCCCCACCGGGCCCAATTCCTATCCAGAATCTTGACTTTTCTTACTCAGACGGCGTCGGCGGTAATTTTGAGGAACGCGCTGCGGTCGAAGCGCTTTTGCAGATGGGTTCCATGTAA